Proteins encoded in a region of the Agromyces protaetiae genome:
- a CDS encoding DeoR/GlpR family DNA-binding transcription regulator, which produces MHQQQRLNLVLEMISERGNVSITDVSEQLHVSTATARRDLNTLAEQRLVTRTHGGASALGSGYELPLQYKIARQADAKLAIARAVEELVPHGATIGMNGGTTVTEVARALGRSERLQSVGGEPGVTIVTNALNIAFESSVRENIKIVVTGGVPRRQSYELIGPLVGRSLHDFSLDVAVLGVDGLSAEFGATTLHEGEADASRHIAAVARRVIVAADSTKLGRSTFARICALDEVNALVTDEPLSPRMEAQFAKANIEVVVATAPR; this is translated from the coding sequence ATGCATCAGCAGCAGCGCTTGAATCTCGTGCTCGAGATGATCAGCGAGCGCGGCAACGTCTCGATCACCGATGTGAGCGAGCAGCTGCACGTGTCGACCGCGACCGCTCGCCGCGATCTGAACACACTTGCCGAGCAGCGCCTCGTGACCCGTACGCACGGGGGTGCGTCCGCACTCGGCTCGGGCTACGAGCTGCCGCTGCAGTACAAGATCGCGCGGCAGGCGGATGCGAAGCTCGCCATCGCCCGCGCGGTCGAGGAGCTGGTGCCGCACGGTGCGACGATCGGGATGAACGGCGGCACGACGGTGACCGAGGTGGCGCGTGCACTCGGCCGCAGCGAGCGTCTGCAGTCAGTCGGCGGCGAGCCGGGCGTCACCATCGTGACGAACGCGCTGAACATCGCGTTCGAGTCATCCGTGCGCGAGAACATCAAGATCGTGGTGACCGGAGGCGTTCCGCGCCGGCAGTCGTACGAGCTCATCGGGCCGCTCGTGGGGCGGTCGCTGCACGACTTCAGCCTCGACGTCGCCGTGCTCGGCGTCGACGGGTTGAGCGCCGAGTTCGGCGCGACCACGTTGCATGAGGGCGAGGCCGATGCGAGCCGCCACATCGCCGCCGTCGCTCGCCGGGTGATCGTCGCGGCGGACTCGACGAAGCTCGGTCGCAGCACGTTCGCGCGGATCTGTGCGCTCGACGAGGTGAACGCCCTCGTGACGGACGAACCGCTCTCGCCGCGGATGGAGGCGCAGTTCGCCAAGGCCAACATCGAGGTCGTCGTCGCAACCGCGCCGCGCTGA